In Zonotrichia leucophrys gambelii isolate GWCS_2022_RI chromosome 8, RI_Zleu_2.0, whole genome shotgun sequence, one genomic interval encodes:
- the AGL gene encoding glycogen debranching enzyme isoform X2 gives MAGGKETRLLHLGEMEKLDKTLFRLEQGFELQFRLGPTLQGKPVTVYTNYPASGEVFDRHKFRTLSWHNPTGKEDDSDKYCKLDLQISGSYQYYFSLGNEKSGGGYIVVDPILHVGADNHVLPLDCITLQTYLAKCLGPFHEWEDRLKVAKETGYNMIHFTPLQMLGLSRSCYSLADQLEVNPEFSNHNKKCTWSDIGALVEKLKNEWNMLCITDVVYNHTATNSEWLRMHPECGYNLVNSPHLKPAWVLDRALWHLTGMVADGKCIAKGVPPLIENDQHLNCLRKIIYEDIYPKLKLWEFFQVDVNKAVQQFKTLLTQGKMGTKSDPNQHLQILQDPDYRRLGCTVDMNIALATFVPHSNGPAAIEECCNWFRKRIEELNAEQYRQTCHHQEQAVNCLVGTVVYERIACNGPKLGPISRKNPLVTRYFTYPFKELTVEEEEAMIHQPDKACYFMAHNGWVMGDDPLRNFAEPGSNVYLRRELICWGDSVKLRYGNKPEDCPYLWAHMKKYTEITAKYFHGVRLDNCHSTPIHVAEEMLATARSVRPNLYVIAELFTGSEYIDNVFVNRLGITSLIREAMTAYNSHEEGRLVYRFGGEPVGSFVQPRLRPLMPAIAHALFMDITHDNECPIQHRSAYDALPSAMIVSMACCATGSTKGYDELVPHQISVVSEERFYSKWSSAAHLNSGEVNFQTGILAGRLAINRLHQELGSKGFNQVYVDQVDEDIVAVTRHCPNTHQSVVAVCRTAFRDPKTCFYSKEVPEMCIPGKIDEVVLEARTIERSASPYKKDLHFINGLPNFTMELREHIQIKDSKIIKQAGTAIKGPNEFVQEIEFERLTPGSVIVFRVSLDPKAQEAVGILRNHLIQFSSHFKSGSLPDDHSAPILKTPFSSIASKLTLAELNQVLYRCEAEEQEDGGGCYNIPNWSPLKYAGLQGLMSVMADIRPKNDLGHPFCDNLRSGDWMIDYVSNRLISRAGACAEVGKWLKAMFVYLKRIPRYLIPCYFDAILVGAYTTLLDVAWHQMSSFVQNGSTFVKHLSLGSIQLCGIGKYPCLPDLSPSLHDVPYRLNEITNQKEQCCVSLAAGLPHFSSGIFRSWGRDTFIALRGLLLVTGRYLEARNIILAFAGTLRHGLIPNLLGGGTHARYNCRDAVWWWLQCIQEYCKIVPNGLDILRCPVSRMYPRDDSSPQPAGTVDQPLYEVIQEAMQRHMEGINFRERNAGPQIDQKMRDEGFNVTAGIDHETGFVFGGNRFNCGTWMDKMGESDKARNTGIPATPRDGSAVEMVGLCKSAVRWLMDLSGKNIFPFRGVTVKRHGKEEIITYDEWDRKIQGHFEKLFFVSENPADPNEKHPDLVHKRGIYKDSYGASSPWCDYQLRPNFPIAMVVAPELFTPERAWKALQIAEEKLLGPLGMKTLDPDDMVYCGVYDNALDNDNYNVARGFNYHQGPEWLWPIGYFLRAKLYFSRLIGPEIYAKTVVMIKNVLSRHYVHLERSSWKGLPELTNENGQYCPFSCETQAWSIGVILEILYDL, from the exons ATGGCGGGCGGTAAGGAGACGCGGCTGCTGCACCTCGGCGAGATGGAGAAGCTGGACAAGACCCTcttcaggctggagcagg gTTTTGAGCTACAATTCCGATTGGGCCCAACTCTTCAGGGCAAGCCCGTTACTGTGTATACAAATTATCCAGCTTCTGGAGAAGTATTCGATCGCCACAAGTTCAGGACACTGTCGTGGCACAATCCCACAGGAAAAGAAGATGACTCTGACAAATACTGCAAGTTGGATCTCCAAATTTCTGGGTCATACCAGTACTATTTTAGTCTTGG aaaTGAAAAAAGTGGTGGTGGTTACATAGTTGTGGATCCCATTTTGCATGTTGGAGCTGATAATCATGTGCTGCCTTTGGATTGTATTACACTCCAGACATACCTTGCTAAGTGTCTGGGACCGTTTCATGAATGGGAGGACAGGCTGAAAGTGGCAAAAGAAACAG GTTACAACATGATTCATTTTACGCCACTACAGATGCTTGGACTATCTAGATCATGTTATTCACTGGCTGACCAGTTAGAAGTAAACCCTGAATTTTCAAACCATAATAAAAAGTGCACTTGGAGTGATATAGGAGCACTTGtggagaaactgaaaaatgaatGGAATATGCTTTGCATCACAGATGTAGTCTACAATCATACAG CTACTAACAGTGAATGGCTCAGGATGCATCCAGAATGTGGCTATAACCTTGTAAATTCTCCTCACCTGAAGCCAGCTTGGGTCCTGGACAGAGCTCTGTGGCATTTGACTGGTATGGTGGCTGATGGAAAGTGTATTGCCAAAGGAGTCCCTCCCTTGATTGAAAATGATCAGCACTTGAAT tgtttacgtaaaataatttatgaagATATATATCCAAAACTGAAACTATGGGAATTTTTCCAAGTGGATGTTAACAAAGCTGTGCAGCAATTTAAAACCCTTCTAACTCAAG GCAAAATGGGCACTAAATCTGATCCAAATCAACATCTTCAAATACTTCAGGACCCTGATTATAGACGGCTTGGCTGTACTGTAGATATGAACATAGCACTGGCAACATTTGTACCACACAG CAATGGACCAGCTGCAATAGAAGAATGTTGTAACTGGTTTCGCAAGAGGATTGAGGAACTTAATGCTGAGCAATACAGACAAACTTGTCACCATCAAGAACAG GCTGTCAATTGCCTTGTGGGGACTGTGGTTTATGAACGAATCGCTTGTAATGGTCCTAAGCTGGGACCTATCAGTAGAAAAAATCCCTTGGTTACCAG GTATTTTACATATCCATTCAAAGAGCTGACtgtggaggaagaagaagctATGATACATCAGCCAGATAAAGCTTGTTATTTCATGGCTCATAATGGCTGGGTTATGGGAGATGATCCTCTTAGAAACTTTGCAGAACCAG GTTCAAATGTGTACTTGAGAAGAGAGCTCATTTGCTGGGGAGACAGTGTGAAACTGCGTTATGGTAATAAACCTGAAGACTGCCCATACCTCTGGGCACATAtgaaaaaatacactgaaatcaCTGCCAAGTATTTCCATGGTGTTCGTCTGGACAACTGTCACTCAACACCTATTCACGTAGCTGAG GAGATGCTAGCAACAGCCAGATCAGTCAGACCTAATCTTTATGTGATAGCTGAACTCTTCACGGGCAGTGAGTACATTGACAATGTTTTTGTCAACCGCCTGGGAATTACCAGCCTGATTAGAG AGGCCATGACTGCCTACAATAGCCACGAGGAGGGGAGGTTGGTCTATCGCTTTGGAGGTGAGCCTGTCGGATCTTTCGTTCAGCCACGTTTGAGGCCTTTGATGCCAGCCATTGCTCATGCACTGTTTATGGATATTACACATGATAATGAATGTCCAATTCAG CACCGATCTGCTTATGATGCTCTTCCTAGTGCAATGATTGTTTCCATGGCATGCTGTGCTACAGGAAGTACCAAAGGCTATGATGAACTAGTACCACACCAG atctCTGTAGTATCTGAAGAGAGGTTTTATTCAAAATGGAGTTCAGCAGCACATCTGAACTCTGGTGAAGTTAATTTCCAAACAGGAATTCTAGCAGGAAGGCTGGCCATAAACAGGCTGCATCAGGAGCTGGGGTCTAAAGGCTTTAATCAG GTGTATGTGGATCAAGTTGATGAAGATATAGTTGCAGTGACAAGACACTGCCCTAACACACACCAGTCTGTTGTGGCTGTGTGTCGAACTGCCTTCAGGGATCCTAAAACTTGTTTCTACAGTAAAGAAGTACCTGAAATGTGTATCCCAG GAAAAATAGATGAAGTAGTACTTGAGGCAAGGACCATTGAGAGAAGTGCTAGTCCTTACAAAAAAGATCTACATTTTATAAATGGATTGCCTAATTTCACAATGGAACTCAGGGAGCATATCCAG ataAAAGACAGTAAAATCATAAAGCAAGCTGGAACTGCTATAAAAGGGCCAAATGAATTCGTTCAAGAAATAGAATTTGAAAGATTGACCCCAGGAAGTGTAATAGTATTCAG agtTAGTCTGGACCCAAAGGCACAAGAGGCTGTGGGGATACTCCGCAATCATTTGATCCAGTTCAGCTCTCACTTTAAATCTGGAAGTCTTCCTGATGATCACTCAGCACCAATATTAAAAACACCATTTTCTTC AATTGCTTCTAAACTAACTTTGGCTGAACTAAATCAAGTGCTGTATAGATGTGAGGCAGAAGAACAGGAAGATGGTGGAGGCTGTTACAATATACCAAACTGGTCACCCCTAAAGTATGCAGGCCTCCAAG GGTTAATGTCAGTGATGGCAGACATTAGACCAAAGAATGATTTGGGTCATCCATTCTGTGATAATTTAAGATCTGGAGACTGGATGATTGATTATGTCAGTAATCGTCTGATTTCACGTGCTGGAGCCTGTGCAGAA GTGGGTAAATGGCTGAAGGCCATGTTTGTGTACCTAAAGAGAATTCCACGTTACCTCATCCCGTGTTACTTTGATGCCATATTAGTGGGAGCATACACAACGCTTCTGGATGTGGCATGGCATCAGATGTCAAG CTTTGTGCAGAATGGATCAACATTTGTTAAACACCTTTCCTTGGGTTCCATTCAGTTATGTGGGATAGGAAAATACCCTTGTCTGCCAGATCTGTCTCCTTCCTTACATGATGTTCCCTATAGGCTGAATGAGATTACAAATCAGAAAGAACAATGTTGTGTTTCCTTGGCAGCTG GTTTACCTCACTTTTCTTCTGGAATTTTTCGTTCCTGGGGAAGGGATACTTTTATTGCACTAAGAGGGCTACTGTTAGTTACTGGGCGCTATCTAGAAGCAAG AAACATCATTTTAGCATTTGCTGGGACTTTAAGACATGGTCTCATTCCCAATCTGCTCGGTGGGGGGACACATGCCAGATACAACTGTCGTGATGCTGTGTGGTGGTGGCTTCAGTGCATCCAGGAGTACTGTAAAATTGTTCCCAATGGATTAGACATTCTCAGGTGTCCTGTTTCTAGGATGTACCCAAGGGATGACTCTTCTCCTCAGCCTGCAGGCACTGTG GATCAGCCACTTTATGAAGTAATACAGGAGGCAATGCAACGACACATGGAAGGCATAAATTTCCGAGAAAGGAATGCTGGTCCTCAGATTGACCAAAAAATGAGAGATGAAG GTTTTAATGTAACTGCAGGCATTGACCATGAAACTGGCTTTGTCTTTGGAGGGAACCGCTTCAATTGTGGCACTTGGATGGATAAAATGGGAGAGAGCGACAAGGCTCGCAACACAGGAATTCCCGCTACTCCGAG agATGGCTCTGCTGTGGAAATGGTTGGCCTGTGCAAGTCGGCTGTTCGCTGGTTGATGGATTTATCTGGGAAAAACATATTTCCATTTCGTGGAGTCACTGTAAAAAGACATG GAAAAGAGGAGATCATCACATATGATGAGTGGGACAGGAAAATTCAAGGACACTTTGAAAAGCTGTTCTTTGTCTCTGAGAATCCAGCAGATCCTAATGAAAAACACCCAGATCTTGTACACAAACGTGGAATTTATAAGGACAGCTATGGAGCTTCGAGTCCATGGTGTGATTACCAACTCAGGCCAAATTTTCCAATAGCAATGGTTGTG gCCCCTGAGTTGTTTACTCCTGAGAGAGCTTGGAAAGCTCTGCAGATAGCAGAGGAGAAGCTTCTTGGTCCATTAGGCATGAAAACCTTAGACCCAGA tgataTGGTGTACTGTGGAGTCTATGATAATGCTCTTGACAATGACAACTACAATGTAGCCAGAGGGTTTAATTATCACCAAGGACCT GAATGGCTGTGGCCAATTGGATATTTTCTTCGTGCCAAACTGTATTTCTCTAGGTTGATTGGTCCAGAGATATATGCAAAAACTGTAGTCATGATTAAGAATGTTCTTTCTCGCCACTATGTTCATCTTGAAAG ATCATCCTGGAAAGGACTTCCAGAACTAACCAATGAGAATGGGCAGTATTGTCCTTTTAGCTGTGAAACTCAGGCCTGGTCAATTGGTGTTATCCTTGAAATCCTTTATGACTTGTAA
- the AGL gene encoding glycogen debranching enzyme isoform X1 translates to MAGGKETRLLHLGEMEKLDKTLFRLEQGFELQFRLGPTLQGKPVTVYTNYPASGEVFDRHKFRTLSWHNPTGKEDDSDKYCKLDLQISGSYQYYFSLGNEKSGGGYIVVDPILHVGADNHVLPLDCITLQTYLAKCLGPFHEWEDRLKVAKETGYNMIHFTPLQMLGLSRSCYSLADQLEVNPEFSNHNKKCTWSDIGALVEKLKNEWNMLCITDVVYNHTATNSEWLRMHPECGYNLVNSPHLKPAWVLDRALWHLTGMVADGKCIAKGVPPLIENDQHLNCLRKIIYEDIYPKLKLWEFFQVDVNKAVQQFKTLLTQGKMGTKSDPNQHLQILQDPDYRRLGCTVDMNIALATFVPHSNGPAAIEECCNWFRKRIEELNAEQYRQTCHHQEQAVNCLVGTVVYERIACNGPKLGPISRKNPLVTRYFTYPFKELTVEEEEAMIHQPDKACYFMAHNGWVMGDDPLRNFAEPGSNVYLRRELICWGDSVKLRYGNKPEDCPYLWAHMKKYTEITAKYFHGVRLDNCHSTPIHVAEYMLDTARKLRADLYVVAELFTGSEELDNIFVNRLGITSLIREAMTAYNSHEEGRLVYRFGGEPVGSFVQPRLRPLMPAIAHALFMDITHDNECPIQHRSAYDALPSAMIVSMACCATGSTKGYDELVPHQISVVSEERFYSKWSSAAHLNSGEVNFQTGILAGRLAINRLHQELGSKGFNQVYVDQVDEDIVAVTRHCPNTHQSVVAVCRTAFRDPKTCFYSKEVPEMCIPGKIDEVVLEARTIERSASPYKKDLHFINGLPNFTMELREHIQIKDSKIIKQAGTAIKGPNEFVQEIEFERLTPGSVIVFRVSLDPKAQEAVGILRNHLIQFSSHFKSGSLPDDHSAPILKTPFSSIASKLTLAELNQVLYRCEAEEQEDGGGCYNIPNWSPLKYAGLQGLMSVMADIRPKNDLGHPFCDNLRSGDWMIDYVSNRLISRAGACAEVGKWLKAMFVYLKRIPRYLIPCYFDAILVGAYTTLLDVAWHQMSSFVQNGSTFVKHLSLGSIQLCGIGKYPCLPDLSPSLHDVPYRLNEITNQKEQCCVSLAAGLPHFSSGIFRSWGRDTFIALRGLLLVTGRYLEARNIILAFAGTLRHGLIPNLLGGGTHARYNCRDAVWWWLQCIQEYCKIVPNGLDILRCPVSRMYPRDDSSPQPAGTVDQPLYEVIQEAMQRHMEGINFRERNAGPQIDQKMRDEGFNVTAGIDHETGFVFGGNRFNCGTWMDKMGESDKARNTGIPATPRDGSAVEMVGLCKSAVRWLMDLSGKNIFPFRGVTVKRHGKEEIITYDEWDRKIQGHFEKLFFVSENPADPNEKHPDLVHKRGIYKDSYGASSPWCDYQLRPNFPIAMVVAPELFTPERAWKALQIAEEKLLGPLGMKTLDPDDMVYCGVYDNALDNDNYNVARGFNYHQGPEWLWPIGYFLRAKLYFSRLIGPEIYAKTVVMIKNVLSRHYVHLERSSWKGLPELTNENGQYCPFSCETQAWSIGVILEILYDL, encoded by the exons ATGGCGGGCGGTAAGGAGACGCGGCTGCTGCACCTCGGCGAGATGGAGAAGCTGGACAAGACCCTcttcaggctggagcagg gTTTTGAGCTACAATTCCGATTGGGCCCAACTCTTCAGGGCAAGCCCGTTACTGTGTATACAAATTATCCAGCTTCTGGAGAAGTATTCGATCGCCACAAGTTCAGGACACTGTCGTGGCACAATCCCACAGGAAAAGAAGATGACTCTGACAAATACTGCAAGTTGGATCTCCAAATTTCTGGGTCATACCAGTACTATTTTAGTCTTGG aaaTGAAAAAAGTGGTGGTGGTTACATAGTTGTGGATCCCATTTTGCATGTTGGAGCTGATAATCATGTGCTGCCTTTGGATTGTATTACACTCCAGACATACCTTGCTAAGTGTCTGGGACCGTTTCATGAATGGGAGGACAGGCTGAAAGTGGCAAAAGAAACAG GTTACAACATGATTCATTTTACGCCACTACAGATGCTTGGACTATCTAGATCATGTTATTCACTGGCTGACCAGTTAGAAGTAAACCCTGAATTTTCAAACCATAATAAAAAGTGCACTTGGAGTGATATAGGAGCACTTGtggagaaactgaaaaatgaatGGAATATGCTTTGCATCACAGATGTAGTCTACAATCATACAG CTACTAACAGTGAATGGCTCAGGATGCATCCAGAATGTGGCTATAACCTTGTAAATTCTCCTCACCTGAAGCCAGCTTGGGTCCTGGACAGAGCTCTGTGGCATTTGACTGGTATGGTGGCTGATGGAAAGTGTATTGCCAAAGGAGTCCCTCCCTTGATTGAAAATGATCAGCACTTGAAT tgtttacgtaaaataatttatgaagATATATATCCAAAACTGAAACTATGGGAATTTTTCCAAGTGGATGTTAACAAAGCTGTGCAGCAATTTAAAACCCTTCTAACTCAAG GCAAAATGGGCACTAAATCTGATCCAAATCAACATCTTCAAATACTTCAGGACCCTGATTATAGACGGCTTGGCTGTACTGTAGATATGAACATAGCACTGGCAACATTTGTACCACACAG CAATGGACCAGCTGCAATAGAAGAATGTTGTAACTGGTTTCGCAAGAGGATTGAGGAACTTAATGCTGAGCAATACAGACAAACTTGTCACCATCAAGAACAG GCTGTCAATTGCCTTGTGGGGACTGTGGTTTATGAACGAATCGCTTGTAATGGTCCTAAGCTGGGACCTATCAGTAGAAAAAATCCCTTGGTTACCAG GTATTTTACATATCCATTCAAAGAGCTGACtgtggaggaagaagaagctATGATACATCAGCCAGATAAAGCTTGTTATTTCATGGCTCATAATGGCTGGGTTATGGGAGATGATCCTCTTAGAAACTTTGCAGAACCAG GTTCAAATGTGTACTTGAGAAGAGAGCTCATTTGCTGGGGAGACAGTGTGAAACTGCGTTATGGTAATAAACCTGAAGACTGCCCATACCTCTGGGCACATAtgaaaaaatacactgaaatcaCTGCCAAGTATTTCCATGGTGTTCGTCTGGACAACTGTCACTCAACACCTATTCACGTAGCTGAG TACATGCTGGACACAGCTAGAAAATTGCGAGCCGATTTGTATGTAGTGGCTGAACTGTTCACAGGAAGTGAGGAGCTGGACAATATCTTTGTGAATAGGCTGGGCATTACCTCCTTAATAAGAG AGGCCATGACTGCCTACAATAGCCACGAGGAGGGGAGGTTGGTCTATCGCTTTGGAGGTGAGCCTGTCGGATCTTTCGTTCAGCCACGTTTGAGGCCTTTGATGCCAGCCATTGCTCATGCACTGTTTATGGATATTACACATGATAATGAATGTCCAATTCAG CACCGATCTGCTTATGATGCTCTTCCTAGTGCAATGATTGTTTCCATGGCATGCTGTGCTACAGGAAGTACCAAAGGCTATGATGAACTAGTACCACACCAG atctCTGTAGTATCTGAAGAGAGGTTTTATTCAAAATGGAGTTCAGCAGCACATCTGAACTCTGGTGAAGTTAATTTCCAAACAGGAATTCTAGCAGGAAGGCTGGCCATAAACAGGCTGCATCAGGAGCTGGGGTCTAAAGGCTTTAATCAG GTGTATGTGGATCAAGTTGATGAAGATATAGTTGCAGTGACAAGACACTGCCCTAACACACACCAGTCTGTTGTGGCTGTGTGTCGAACTGCCTTCAGGGATCCTAAAACTTGTTTCTACAGTAAAGAAGTACCTGAAATGTGTATCCCAG GAAAAATAGATGAAGTAGTACTTGAGGCAAGGACCATTGAGAGAAGTGCTAGTCCTTACAAAAAAGATCTACATTTTATAAATGGATTGCCTAATTTCACAATGGAACTCAGGGAGCATATCCAG ataAAAGACAGTAAAATCATAAAGCAAGCTGGAACTGCTATAAAAGGGCCAAATGAATTCGTTCAAGAAATAGAATTTGAAAGATTGACCCCAGGAAGTGTAATAGTATTCAG agtTAGTCTGGACCCAAAGGCACAAGAGGCTGTGGGGATACTCCGCAATCATTTGATCCAGTTCAGCTCTCACTTTAAATCTGGAAGTCTTCCTGATGATCACTCAGCACCAATATTAAAAACACCATTTTCTTC AATTGCTTCTAAACTAACTTTGGCTGAACTAAATCAAGTGCTGTATAGATGTGAGGCAGAAGAACAGGAAGATGGTGGAGGCTGTTACAATATACCAAACTGGTCACCCCTAAAGTATGCAGGCCTCCAAG GGTTAATGTCAGTGATGGCAGACATTAGACCAAAGAATGATTTGGGTCATCCATTCTGTGATAATTTAAGATCTGGAGACTGGATGATTGATTATGTCAGTAATCGTCTGATTTCACGTGCTGGAGCCTGTGCAGAA GTGGGTAAATGGCTGAAGGCCATGTTTGTGTACCTAAAGAGAATTCCACGTTACCTCATCCCGTGTTACTTTGATGCCATATTAGTGGGAGCATACACAACGCTTCTGGATGTGGCATGGCATCAGATGTCAAG CTTTGTGCAGAATGGATCAACATTTGTTAAACACCTTTCCTTGGGTTCCATTCAGTTATGTGGGATAGGAAAATACCCTTGTCTGCCAGATCTGTCTCCTTCCTTACATGATGTTCCCTATAGGCTGAATGAGATTACAAATCAGAAAGAACAATGTTGTGTTTCCTTGGCAGCTG GTTTACCTCACTTTTCTTCTGGAATTTTTCGTTCCTGGGGAAGGGATACTTTTATTGCACTAAGAGGGCTACTGTTAGTTACTGGGCGCTATCTAGAAGCAAG AAACATCATTTTAGCATTTGCTGGGACTTTAAGACATGGTCTCATTCCCAATCTGCTCGGTGGGGGGACACATGCCAGATACAACTGTCGTGATGCTGTGTGGTGGTGGCTTCAGTGCATCCAGGAGTACTGTAAAATTGTTCCCAATGGATTAGACATTCTCAGGTGTCCTGTTTCTAGGATGTACCCAAGGGATGACTCTTCTCCTCAGCCTGCAGGCACTGTG GATCAGCCACTTTATGAAGTAATACAGGAGGCAATGCAACGACACATGGAAGGCATAAATTTCCGAGAAAGGAATGCTGGTCCTCAGATTGACCAAAAAATGAGAGATGAAG GTTTTAATGTAACTGCAGGCATTGACCATGAAACTGGCTTTGTCTTTGGAGGGAACCGCTTCAATTGTGGCACTTGGATGGATAAAATGGGAGAGAGCGACAAGGCTCGCAACACAGGAATTCCCGCTACTCCGAG agATGGCTCTGCTGTGGAAATGGTTGGCCTGTGCAAGTCGGCTGTTCGCTGGTTGATGGATTTATCTGGGAAAAACATATTTCCATTTCGTGGAGTCACTGTAAAAAGACATG GAAAAGAGGAGATCATCACATATGATGAGTGGGACAGGAAAATTCAAGGACACTTTGAAAAGCTGTTCTTTGTCTCTGAGAATCCAGCAGATCCTAATGAAAAACACCCAGATCTTGTACACAAACGTGGAATTTATAAGGACAGCTATGGAGCTTCGAGTCCATGGTGTGATTACCAACTCAGGCCAAATTTTCCAATAGCAATGGTTGTG gCCCCTGAGTTGTTTACTCCTGAGAGAGCTTGGAAAGCTCTGCAGATAGCAGAGGAGAAGCTTCTTGGTCCATTAGGCATGAAAACCTTAGACCCAGA tgataTGGTGTACTGTGGAGTCTATGATAATGCTCTTGACAATGACAACTACAATGTAGCCAGAGGGTTTAATTATCACCAAGGACCT GAATGGCTGTGGCCAATTGGATATTTTCTTCGTGCCAAACTGTATTTCTCTAGGTTGATTGGTCCAGAGATATATGCAAAAACTGTAGTCATGATTAAGAATGTTCTTTCTCGCCACTATGTTCATCTTGAAAG ATCATCCTGGAAAGGACTTCCAGAACTAACCAATGAGAATGGGCAGTATTGTCCTTTTAGCTGTGAAACTCAGGCCTGGTCAATTGGTGTTATCCTTGAAATCCTTTATGACTTGTAA